Proteins found in one Triticum urartu cultivar G1812 chromosome 4, Tu2.1, whole genome shotgun sequence genomic segment:
- the LOC125552044 gene encoding serine/threonine-protein kinase PBL27-like, which produces MGCCTSSQKKGAAAGDRRKEPAEKPSQIAPAASPSPTPSPSAEMSRLEASQGAVRTKFISSPGLHTNRLSFTYEELNAATLGFPRDHFLGEGGFGKVYKGVLDGNEVAIKILNPNGLQGNREFCTEVMVLSRMHHPNLVKLVGFCTDDDQRLLVYEYMPLGSLETHIFDLPPNKKPLDWNTRINILAGAAQGLKHLHVNCNPPIINRDVKCANILLGEEYHPKLADFGLAKLGPTGDDTHVSTRVMGTPGYCAPEYLESGQLTIKSDVYSFGVVILEVITGRKALDQSRIKAERSLAEWATPLINRRDFAMLADPALGNQYSMTSLYQVLSVARMCLNTTASQRPQITDVAAALAHISKSRRTRRPAHQQSAAQVHQPGEDI; this is translated from the exons ATGGGGTGCTGCACCTCGTCGCAGAAGAAGGGCGCCGCGGCGGGGGACAGGAGGAAGGAGCCCGCCGAGAAGCCGTCCCAGATcgcgccggccgcctcgccgtcgcccaCGCCCTCGCCATCAGCTG AGATGTCAAGATTAGAGGCCAGTCAGGGGGCCGTGCGCACTAAGTTCATCTCAAGCCCTGGTCTGCATACCAATCGCCTATCTTTCACCTACGAGGAGCTGAATGCGGCGACATTGGGCTTCCCACGAGATCACTTTCTAGGAGAGGGTGGGTTCGGAAAGGTTTATAAAGGTGTGCTGGACGGCAACGAG GTTGCTATAAAGATTCTCAACCCCAATGGATTGCAAGGGAACAGAGAGTTCTGCACAGAAGTTATGGTGTTGAGCAGGATGCATCACCCGAATCTCGTCAAGCTTGTTGGCTTCTGCACTGATGATGATCAGAGGCTTTTAGTCTATGAATACATGCCTCTGGGTTCATTGGAAACTCATATTTTTG ATCTTCCCCCTAATAAGAAGCCTCTTGACTGGAATACAAGGATAAATATACTTGCTGGGGCAGCTCAAGGCCTGAAGCATTTGCATGTTAACTGCAACCCTCCTATCATAAACCGTGACGTGAAGTGTGCGAATATTTTGCTTGGTGAGGAATATCATCCAAAGCTGGCCGACTTTGGCTTGGCAAAGCTAGGTCCGACTGGCGACGATACTCATGTTTCAACTAGAGTGATGGGTACACCTGGGTATTGTGCGCCGGAGTATCTTGAGAGCGGTCAGTTGACTATCAAGTCAGATGTTTACAGCTTTGGTGTTGTCATACTGGAGGTAATCACAGGAAGAAAGGCTTTAGATCAGAGTCGAATCAAAGCTGAGCGTAGCCTTGCTGAATGG GCCACCCCTTTGATCAACCGGAGGGATTTTGCAATGTTGGCAGATCCAGCACTTGGCAATCAGTACAGCATGACATCATTGTACCAAGTCCTTTCCGTTGCTCGAATGTGCCTGAATACAACAGCCAGCCAGAGACCTCAGATTACAGACGTAGCTGCCGCTCTTGCTCACATCTCAAAGTCCAGAAGAACGCGGCGACCAGCCCACCAGCAGTCAGCAGCTCAAGTTCACCAACCCGGGGAAGATATATAA
- the LOC125552045 gene encoding elongator complex protein 6 — MEEYGGGDLLGEAMCAGARVVVVEDCVEAPAAFVLHLLLKRALAAGGGGGAALLALAHPFSHYDRILRKMGCNLSMHRKSERLHFFDLQAFPGGTRGGAIADSLAQLYSAVQRVVETYRAGENAGRLTVMIDDVSLLEVAANGSADDVLDFLHYCVTLTSEMNCLLVVLIHEDIYSSEDGVGLLAHLRYIADLVIKAAPLSTGLAADVHGQLSVVNKGMLIEQRPAKGQKVWNFHFKVKENGADFFYPGSRH; from the exons ATGGAGGAGTACGGCGGGGGGGACCTGCTGGGCGAGGCCATGTGCGCCGGCGcgcgggtggtggtggtggaggactGCGTGGAGGCGCCCGCCGCCTtcgtcctccacctcctcctcaagCGCGCGCTCGCCGcgggcggtggcggtggcgcggCGCTCCTCGCCCTCGCGCACCCCTTCTCGCACTACGACCGCATCCTCCGCAAGATG GGCTGTAACTTATCCATGCATAGGAAGAGTGAGAGGCTTCATTTCTTTGACTTGCAGGCGTTCCCAG GTGGAACAAGGGGAGGTGCCATTGCTGATAGCTTAGCTCAGCTGTATAGTGCTGTTCAGAGAGTGGTGGAGACATACAGGGCTGGGGAAAATGCAGGTCGGCTCACGGTTATGATAGATGATGTTTCACTCTTGGAAGTTGCTGCCAATGGTTCTGCAGATGATGTCTTGGACTTCTTGCATTATTGTGTGACACTTACGTCTGAGATG AATTGCTTGCTTGTGGTTCTTATTCATGAGGATATTTATTCAAGCGAGGATGGTGTGGGACTTCTGGCACATCTGCGCTATATTGCGGATCTTGTGATTAAAGCAGCACCTCTGAGCACTGGTTTAGCCGCTGATGTTCATGGACAG CTGTCAGTGGTAAACAAAGGAATGCTCATCGAGCAGAGGCCGGCGAAAGGGCAGAAAGTTTGGAACTTCCATTTTAAGGTGAAGGAAAACGGCGCAGACTTCTTCTACCCAGGGAGCAGACATTAG